Proteins encoded by one window of Streptomyces uncialis:
- a CDS encoding peptidoglycan-binding domain-containing protein: MTARPAPGPRGTTPGGPGPVPPALRGPGAVAGTVSGAGAVPPPRQGPLPTVPPPAYPARTRPNPSAPSPGRGTPAAPATGPGTPPGTPSVRRPGAAPGAAPAAGPAVTGRGAGPGAGVLRARGASAAAAAAAATPPIPGAPHIPGGAAVPGTPATPVPTGTPSVPGAPPTGSTRGTASAPGTSNAPGTPDGEPRPGPAASGEAPANATAPDAHGRATAPGTASHAGTPMPPAGPLPPLADPDAPRPHPAPPGPPPPLPTPPAPAPRQDPAAANRQGAAPVTWPVVQPATDVRPTPPPERTHPSGTGFDTTAAVYAGPPGAGQHEEPDPRERRRRLAIIATSGMAVAAAGVAAVTAGLFSYDKPTHDKALPEVDTSVPDTGIPATEEPDTAPVGNPVSRPPRPATGSTSPSASPSAGSPTSTQPLKPGGTATPSKAPDKKGSASPSAPRDTARPTTSAPAPAPPPVTDGTLRVGDRGAAVQELQRRLWELRLYTGAQNGVFNSEVSQALIRYQIARGVPQEMGSYGPATRRSLEGETSGSGSGGDGRSGRGGSDGSGGSGGREDDEDD, translated from the coding sequence GTGACCGCGCGCCCCGCGCCCGGCCCCCGGGGGACGACGCCCGGAGGCCCCGGTCCCGTACCGCCCGCGTTGCGCGGTCCGGGTGCCGTCGCCGGGACGGTGAGCGGCGCGGGCGCCGTCCCGCCGCCCCGGCAGGGCCCGCTGCCCACGGTGCCGCCGCCCGCGTACCCCGCCCGTACCCGGCCGAACCCGTCGGCACCGTCCCCCGGGCGCGGCACCCCCGCCGCCCCCGCCACCGGTCCCGGGACGCCGCCCGGCACCCCGTCCGTACGGCGTCCCGGCGCCGCACCCGGCGCCGCTCCGGCGGCCGGGCCCGCGGTGACGGGGCGTGGAGCGGGTCCGGGCGCGGGTGTGCTGCGCGCCCGGGGCGCGAGCGCGGCGGCGGCCGCCGCGGCGGCCACCCCGCCCATACCCGGCGCCCCGCACATACCCGGCGGCGCGGCCGTACCGGGGACACCGGCGACACCGGTCCCGACCGGCACCCCGTCCGTCCCCGGCGCACCGCCCACGGGAAGCACCCGGGGCACGGCAAGCGCCCCAGGCACCTCGAACGCACCCGGGACACCCGACGGCGAACCCCGCCCCGGACCCGCCGCGTCGGGCGAAGCCCCCGCCAACGCCACCGCACCGGACGCGCACGGCAGGGCCACCGCGCCCGGCACCGCGTCACACGCCGGTACCCCGATGCCCCCGGCCGGACCGCTGCCTCCGCTGGCGGACCCGGACGCGCCCCGTCCGCATCCCGCGCCGCCCGGCCCCCCGCCGCCCCTGCCGACCCCGCCCGCCCCGGCCCCGCGCCAGGACCCCGCGGCAGCGAACCGACAGGGTGCCGCGCCGGTCACCTGGCCCGTCGTGCAGCCCGCGACGGATGTACGGCCGACCCCGCCCCCGGAGCGGACGCACCCCTCCGGCACCGGGTTCGACACGACGGCCGCCGTCTACGCGGGGCCGCCCGGTGCGGGGCAGCACGAGGAGCCCGACCCGCGGGAGCGGCGGCGCCGGCTCGCGATCATCGCCACCTCGGGAATGGCGGTCGCGGCGGCGGGTGTCGCGGCGGTGACCGCGGGACTGTTCAGCTACGACAAACCGACGCACGACAAGGCCCTGCCCGAGGTGGACACCAGCGTCCCGGACACCGGTATCCCGGCCACCGAGGAACCGGACACGGCACCGGTCGGCAACCCCGTGTCCCGGCCGCCCCGCCCGGCCACCGGGAGCACCTCGCCGTCGGCGTCCCCGTCGGCCGGTTCCCCCACCTCCACCCAGCCGCTGAAGCCGGGGGGTACGGCGACCCCGTCGAAGGCTCCCGACAAGAAGGGCTCGGCGTCCCCGTCGGCCCCGCGCGACACCGCCCGGCCGACCACGTCCGCACCGGCGCCCGCGCCCCCGCCCGTCACGGACGGCACGCTGCGGGTGGGTGACCGCGGTGCGGCGGTCCAGGAACTCCAGCGGCGGCTGTGGGAGCTGCGGCTCTACACCGGCGCCCAGAACGGCGTCTTCAACTCCGAGGTCTCCCAGGCCCTGATCCGCTACCAGATCGCCCGGGGCGTCCCGCAGGAGATGGGCAGCTACGGCCCGGCCACCCGCCGCAGCCTCGAAGGCGAGACCTCCGGGTCCGGCAGCGGTGGCGACGGCCGTAGCGGGCGGGGCGGAAGCGACGGGAGCGGCGGAAGCGGCGGCCGTGAGGACGACGAGGACGACTGA